In Sander vitreus isolate 19-12246 chromosome 12, sanVit1, whole genome shotgun sequence, the following proteins share a genomic window:
- the sppl2 gene encoding signal peptide peptidase-like 2 yields MRVPETLIWTAFLIQKVVGEYGMAHFSDKGKSNGKDYCIFFNSQWARLPQDLNKASRLQIYDLTTSVLCSPSDVPEGGFPNRIPMVMRGNCTFYEKVRLAQINGAKGLLIVSKDRLTPPAGNKTQYEEIDIPVALLSYSDMLDIGKTFGKGRLVAMYAPNEPVLDYNMVIIFLMAVGTVAIGGYWAGSRDSKKRYMKHKRDDGAEKQDEETVDVTPIMTCVFVVMCCSMLVLLYFFYDSLAIWVIAIFCVASSVGLYSCLWPFVRRLPFCKWRVPENNLPYLHKRPQIRMLLLSALCIGVSLTWMVFRNEDQWAWVLQDALGIAFCLYMLKTVRLPTFKACTLLLSVLFVYDVFFVFITPFFTKSGESIMVEVAAGPSDSSMHEKLPMVLKVPRLNSSPLALCDRPFSLLGFGDILVPGLLVAYCHRFDILTQSSRIYFVACTIAYGIGLLITFVALAFMQMGQPALLYLVPCTLLTSLTVALWRRELPQFWTGSGFVPPIVLSPINCTQTAAPRTEDHMTKPEPQTTEEDSPHFPPQETPPAENAEEENKSN; encoded by the exons ATGAGGGTCCCTGAAACACTGATTTGGACCGCTTTTCTCATCCAGAAG GTGGTGGGAGAGTACGGCATGGCTCATTTCAGTGACAAGGGCAAGAGCAATGGAAAGGATTACTGCATATTCTTTAACTCACAATGGGCACGTCTACCTCAGGACCTCAATAAAGCA TCACGTCTTCAGATCTATGACCTGACAACATCGGTCCTGTGCTCGCCCTCCGACGTCCCGGAGGGAGGCTTCCCAAATCGCATCCCCATGGTGATGAGAGGCAACTGCACTTTCTATGAAAAGGTCCGACTGGCCCAGATTAACGGCGCCAAGGGCCTTCTCATCGTCAGCAAGGACAGACTG aCACCACCAGCAGGAAACAAGACTCAGTATGAGGAGATTGACATTCCTGTAGCACTGCTCAGCTACTCTGATATGTTGGACATAGGCAAG ACCTTTGGTAAAGGAAGACTGGTCGCCATGTACGCACCCAATGAGCCAGTGTTGGACTACAACATGGTGATCATCTTTTTGATGGCAGTAGGAACTGTTGCCATTGGAGGTTACTGGGCTGGCAGCAGAGACAGCAAGAA ACGCTACATGAAGCACAAGCGGGACGACGGTGCGGAGAAGCAGGACGAGGAGACCGTAGACGTCACCCCCATCATGACCTGTGTGTTCGTGGTCATGTGCTGCAGCATGCTGGTGCTACTCTACTTCTTCTATGATAGTCTGG CCATTTGGGTCATAGCCATCTTCTGTGTGGCCTCCTCTGTCGGCCTCTACAGCTGTCTCTGGCCGTTTGTCAGGAGACTCCCTTTCTGCAAGTGGAG GGTCCCAGAGAACAACTTGCCATACCTGCACAAACGTCCGCAGATCCGCATGTTGCTGCTGTCGGCCCTCTGCATTGGTGTCAGCCTCACCTGGATGGTGTTTCGCAATGAAGACCA GTGGGCGTGGGTGTTACAGGATGCCCTGGGGATCGCCTTCTGTCTCTATATGCTCAAAACAGTCAGACTCCCCACATTTAAG GCTTGCACCTTATTACTGTCGGTCCTTTTTGTCTATGATGTTTTCTTCGTATTTATTACACCCTTCTTTACAAAG AGTGGGGAAAGTATAATGGTGGAGGTAGCGGCTGGTCCCTCTGACTCCTCCATGCATGAAAAG CTTCCAATGGTGCTCAAAGTGCCAAGGTTAAACTCCTCTCCTCTGGCTCTTTGTGACCGGCCCTTCTCTCTCCTGGGCTTTGGTGATATCTTAGTGCCAG GTCTGCTGGTGGCGTACTGTCACAGGTTTGACATTTTAACACAATCCTCCAGGATCTACTTTGTGGCCTGTACGATCG cTTACGGCATCGGCCTGCTGATCACCTTCGTGGCCCTGGCCTTCATGCAGATGGGTCAGCCGGCCTTGCTCTACCTGGTGCCTTGCACTCTGCTCACCAGTCTCACTGTAGCACTGTGGCGCAGGGAGTTGCCTCAGTTCTGGACTGGAAGTGGATTTGTG